A genomic window from Salmo salar chromosome ssa23, Ssal_v3.1, whole genome shotgun sequence includes:
- the LOC106584459 gene encoding homeobox protein DBX2, which translates to MIGGQKENMAARSPPTHPGFGISGKSFLIDNLLCSAGPSFPSSSSSPTSGGPTSGLFKGPSTGPYRSTWGPQHVVYEGQSKNCERAKDRGLPPQPHSGLLSSVFLRGPQYVLAAVCCGGSSPPPVFSKGAYIPMWSPDTSSTPRRGILRRAVFSDEQRKELEKTFKRQKYISKIDRNKLAADLNLKESQVKIWFQNRRMKWRNCKEKGGHSCRSPMEELMSRGCNQEEERKGAPESTGTPSDSSPSQQRDTDTGVTTEKELCKEPVTLKQPLSPHRHTMTSDP; encoded by the exons ATGATCGGTGGTCAGAAGGAGAATATGGCAGCAAGATCACCTCCTACTCATCCTGGCTTTGGCATCTCTGGGAAGAGCTTCCTCATCGACAACCTGCTGTGCTCGGCAGGGCCATCCTttccctcatcctcttcctcacccACATCAGGTGGGCCAACAAGTGGGCTCTTCAAGGGGCCCTCGACCGGCCCCTACAGGAGCACCTGGGGCCCTCAGCATGTTGTCTATGAGGGCCAGAGTAAAAACTGTGAACGAGCCAAAGACAGAGGGCTTCCTCCTCAGCCACACTCAG gcCTGTTGAGCAGTGTGTTTCTACGGGGCCCTCAGTATGTGCTGGCAGCAGTGTGCTGTGGTGGGTCCAGCCCTCCACCTGTCTTCTCCA AGGGAGCCTATATTCCCATGTGGTCCCCGGATACGAGCTCCACACCCCGGCGAGGGATCCTGAGGAGGGCGGTGTTTTCGGATGAGCAGAGGAAGGAGCTGGAGAAAACGTTCAAAAGACAGAAATACATCAGCAAGATAGACAGAAACAAATTGGCAGCAGATCTCAACCTGAAGGAATCCCAG GTGAAGATCTGGTTTCAGAACCGGAGAATGAAGTGGAGGAACTGTAAGGAGAAGGGGGGCCACAGCTGCCGCTCCCCCATGGAGGAGCTCATGTCCCGGGGCTGCAACCAGGAAGAGGAACGCAAGGGGGCACCAGAGAGCACGGGCACGCCATCAGACAGCTCACCATCACAGCAGCGGGACACGGACACAGGAGTTACCACAGAGAAAGAGTTATGCAAGGAACCTGTGACTTTGAAACAGCCATTGAGTCCGCACAGACACActatgacctctgacccctga